Proteins from one Sylvia atricapilla isolate bSylAtr1 chromosome 1, bSylAtr1.pri, whole genome shotgun sequence genomic window:
- the LOC136372311 gene encoding lymphocyte antigen 6E-like: MALPKHQIIAIKGSQRGGSAGIKPSWGASSHTAPALRARGPTMKAFLVALLAAVLCAQQASSLFCYTCENEHSNWNCMRTYKCEDHEKFCTTTYSTAGIGKDMGHRITKKCSVDCPETNVNFGMASYSTKCCSTSLCNFSGANSIRINYAVILLGIAGSLIYMLRVGL; the protein is encoded by the exons ATGGCACTGCCCAAACATCAAATTATTGCAATCAAAGGAAGCCAGAGAGGAGGGAGTGCTGGTATAAAACCTTCCTGGGGTGCATCTTCCcacactgctccagctctgagGGCACGAGGACCAACCATGAAGGCTTTTCTGGtggccctgctggctgcagtccTGTGTGCCCAGCAAG cttcctCCCTGTTTTGCTACACCTGTGAAAACGAACATTCCAACTGGAACTGCATGAGAACCTACAAGTGTGAGGACCATGAGAAATTCTGCACAACCACGTACAGCACTGCCGGAATTG GCAAGGACATGGGGCACCGCATCACCAAGAAGTGCTCTGTGGACTGTCCCGAGACCAACGTGAATTTCGGGATGGCATCTTATTCCACCaagtgctgcagcacctccctgtGCAACTTCAGCGGCGCCAACAGCATCCGGATCAACTACGCCGTGATCCTGCTGGGAATCGCGGGCAGCCTGATCTACATGCTCAGGGTGGGACTGTGA